The following are encoded together in the Methylobacterium radiotolerans JCM 2831 genome:
- a CDS encoding HlyD family type I secretion periplasmic adaptor subunit, translating to MTTGHTPIGPGADPTRETRRSLRRHVAGVAAVIVVATGAAAWTAATELSGAIIATGSLVVESNIKKVQHPTGGVVAELPIQEGARVQAGDLLVRLDATTARATYDGVTKSLWEIAARNARLEAERDGRDSLAIAPELEGAGPEVARIVDGERKLFRFRRDALQGQKAQLRERIGQLNEEIKGLAEQAAAKEQETAIIGREYEGVEDLWKKNLIQLTRLTSLQRDMSRLKGERGVLVANIAQTKGKVSETELQIIQLEQNLRSDVAKELAENRAKAATLTEQRITAFDQLQRIEIRAPQTGYVHELAVHTRGGVISPGEQIMLIVPNADSLVAEVRVAPQDIDRLQTGQAAGLRFPSFDQRTTPELNGRVVRIAADVSEDKRTGSFYYLVRLGVTKEELNRLDGAKLMPGMPVEAFIRTADRTVLSYLTKPLVDQARRAFREK from the coding sequence ATGACGACGGGTCACACGCCCATCGGGCCGGGGGCGGATCCGACCCGCGAGACGCGGCGCTCCTTGCGGCGGCACGTCGCCGGCGTCGCCGCCGTGATCGTGGTCGCCACGGGCGCGGCAGCCTGGACGGCGGCGACCGAGTTGTCCGGCGCCATCATCGCCACGGGGTCGCTGGTCGTCGAGAGCAACATCAAGAAGGTCCAGCATCCGACCGGCGGCGTCGTCGCCGAACTGCCGATCCAGGAGGGTGCGCGCGTCCAGGCGGGCGACCTGCTGGTGCGCCTGGACGCGACCACCGCCCGGGCCACCTACGACGGCGTCACCAAGAGCCTGTGGGAGATCGCGGCGCGCAACGCCCGACTGGAGGCGGAGCGCGACGGCCGCGACAGCCTCGCCATCGCCCCCGAGCTCGAGGGAGCCGGACCGGAAGTGGCCCGGATCGTCGACGGCGAGCGCAAGCTGTTCCGCTTCCGACGGGACGCGCTCCAGGGCCAGAAGGCGCAGCTCCGCGAGCGGATCGGTCAGCTGAACGAGGAGATCAAAGGTCTGGCCGAGCAGGCCGCCGCCAAGGAGCAGGAGACCGCGATCATCGGGCGGGAATACGAGGGCGTCGAGGATCTCTGGAAGAAGAACCTCATCCAGCTGACCCGGCTCACGAGCCTCCAGCGGGACATGTCCCGCCTGAAGGGTGAGCGCGGCGTCCTCGTCGCGAACATCGCGCAGACCAAGGGCAAGGTCTCGGAGACCGAGCTTCAGATCATCCAGCTGGAGCAGAATCTGCGCAGCGACGTCGCCAAGGAACTGGCCGAGAACCGCGCGAAGGCCGCGACGCTGACCGAGCAGAGGATCACGGCCTTCGACCAGCTGCAGCGCATCGAGATCCGCGCGCCGCAGACCGGCTACGTGCACGAACTCGCGGTCCACACCCGTGGCGGCGTGATCTCCCCGGGCGAGCAGATCATGCTGATCGTGCCGAATGCGGACTCGCTCGTCGCGGAGGTTCGGGTCGCGCCGCAAGACATCGATCGGCTGCAGACCGGCCAAGCCGCCGGACTTCGCTTCCCGAGCTTCGACCAGCGCACAACGCCGGAACTGAACGGCCGGGTCGTCCGGATCGCCGCGGACGTGAGCGAAGACAAGCGGACCGGCAGCTTCTACTATCTTGTTCGCCTGGGCGTGACGAAGGAGGAGTTGAATCGGCTGGATGGGGCCAAGTTGATGCCCGGCATGCCGGTGGAGGCCTTCATCCGAACTGCCGACCGAACCGTTCTCTCCTACCTCACGAAGCCGCTCGTCGATCAGGCCCGACGCGCTTTTCGTGAGAAATGA
- a CDS encoding type I secretion system permease/ATPase, with protein MTDERVLRVARRREFWSAVRAGRTCLITVMIISGLINLLMLTAPIFMLQVYDRVLPSRSIATLVGLAGITLMLLVIQSIFEIFRARILARFGRLVDERLGPRIFRALLARGAEMPRGDDGPQALRDLDTVRGFVSSMAVSAFFDLPWVPLYVAVCFLFHPWLGAAVAGGALFLCVLTVLTDWASSASTQEAVRTAGERRSFTDMAHRTAPLLSALGMRSRMAELWQVRARRNLDVAAYGNDLAIGFGTTARLLRTVLQSSILGLGAFLVVREEATAGVMLAATILSARALAPVDLAIANWKSFSGARQAWGRLVAFLPRREPAALTPLPAPRESVRVTALSIAAPGTDTLVLHDVNVALAPGSALGVIGASGSGKSTFARALVGLARPSRGVIRLDGASIDQWDSDALGRAVGYLPQDIEMFDGTIAENITRFDPEPNPEALLAAAQAAGVHEVVLRLPGGYDARVGSGGLGLSGGQRQRIALARALYGDPFLVVLDEPNSNLDVDGDRALSAAVQGVRARGGIVVVIAHRPSALAAVDRILVLGEGRVQLHGPRDDVLSKLNALTRRTPTRVA; from the coding sequence GTGACCGACGAACGCGTGTTGCGTGTCGCGAGGCGCCGGGAGTTCTGGTCCGCGGTTCGGGCCGGACGCACGTGCCTGATCACCGTGATGATCATCAGCGGTCTCATCAACCTGCTGATGCTCACGGCCCCGATCTTCATGCTGCAGGTCTACGACCGGGTGCTGCCGAGCCGGAGCATCGCGACGCTCGTCGGTCTCGCCGGCATCACGCTGATGCTGCTCGTGATCCAGAGCATCTTCGAGATCTTCCGGGCCCGCATCCTGGCGCGCTTCGGTCGCCTCGTCGACGAGCGCCTGGGGCCGCGGATCTTCCGGGCCCTGCTGGCCCGCGGCGCCGAGATGCCGCGCGGCGACGACGGACCCCAGGCCCTGCGCGATCTCGATACCGTCCGCGGCTTCGTGTCGAGCATGGCGGTCAGCGCCTTCTTCGACCTGCCCTGGGTGCCGCTCTACGTCGCGGTCTGCTTCCTGTTCCATCCCTGGCTCGGCGCGGCGGTGGCCGGGGGCGCCCTGTTCCTGTGCGTGCTGACGGTCCTCACGGACTGGGCCTCGTCCGCCTCCACTCAGGAAGCCGTCCGGACGGCCGGTGAGCGCCGGTCCTTCACCGACATGGCGCACCGGACGGCACCGCTGCTCTCGGCCCTCGGAATGCGGTCCCGCATGGCGGAACTCTGGCAGGTCCGGGCCCGGCGGAACCTCGACGTCGCGGCGTACGGAAACGATCTGGCCATCGGCTTCGGCACGACGGCACGCCTGCTGCGCACGGTGCTGCAATCCAGCATCCTCGGTCTGGGAGCCTTCCTGGTGGTGCGCGAGGAGGCGACGGCCGGCGTGATGCTGGCCGCCACGATCCTGTCCGCCCGCGCCCTCGCGCCGGTCGACCTGGCGATCGCCAACTGGAAGTCGTTCTCGGGCGCCCGACAGGCCTGGGGCCGCCTCGTCGCGTTCCTGCCCCGGCGGGAGCCCGCCGCCCTCACGCCGCTCCCGGCGCCGCGGGAGAGCGTCCGCGTGACGGCCCTGTCGATCGCGGCGCCCGGAACCGACACCCTGGTGCTCCACGACGTCAACGTCGCCCTCGCCCCCGGCAGCGCCCTCGGCGTGATCGGGGCCAGCGGCTCCGGCAAGTCCACCTTCGCCCGTGCCCTCGTCGGGCTGGCGCGCCCGAGTCGCGGCGTGATCCGCCTCGACGGCGCGTCGATCGATCAGTGGGACTCCGATGCCCTCGGGCGCGCGGTCGGCTACCTGCCGCAGGACATCGAGATGTTCGACGGCACGATCGCCGAGAACATCACGCGCTTCGATCCCGAGCCCAACCCCGAGGCCCTGCTCGCGGCCGCCCAGGCCGCCGGCGTGCACGAGGTCGTGCTCCGCCTGCCGGGCGGCTACGATGCCCGCGTCGGTTCTGGCGGCCTGGGCCTCTCCGGCGGTCAGCGGCAGCGGATCGCGCTCGCGCGGGCGCTCTACGGCGATCCCTTCCTCGTGGTCCTCGACGAGCCGAACTCGAATCTCGACGTCGACGGCGACCGCGCCCTGTCGGCCGCCGTGCAGGGCGTGCGCGCCCGCGGCGGCATCGTGGTGGTGATCGCCCACCGGCCCAGTGCCCTGGCGGCGGTCGATCGCATCCTGGTCCTGGGGGAGGGGCGCGTGCAGCTGCACGGTCCGCGCGACGACGTTCTGTCGAAGCTCAATGCCCTGACGCGACGGACGCCCACGAGGGTTGCATGA
- a CDS encoding DUF2867 domain-containing protein, giving the protein MMPPAECAVASRYPGADLVDAFAVTLPGPGPHDLSRLAQEALSNPAPWITAAMALRDAAVRLFGVRTSGAMRARLKADGRDRIDFFPVLSRSEREIVLGEDDRHLDFRLSLLLSQRPDGREDLVATTVVRCRNRLGHAYLAAIMPGHILVVRSALRRAAAFQAGRMAV; this is encoded by the coding sequence ATGATGCCGCCGGCCGAGTGCGCGGTGGCCTCTCGGTATCCGGGCGCGGATCTCGTGGACGCCTTCGCGGTGACGCTGCCCGGGCCGGGGCCGCATGACCTGTCAAGGCTGGCTCAAGAGGCGCTCTCGAACCCCGCCCCCTGGATCACGGCAGCCATGGCACTGCGCGACGCGGCGGTGCGCCTCTTCGGGGTTCGGACGTCGGGGGCGATGAGGGCCCGCCTCAAGGCCGACGGCCGGGACCGGATCGACTTCTTCCCGGTACTCTCTCGGTCTGAGCGCGAGATCGTCCTGGGAGAGGACGACCGCCACCTCGATTTTCGCCTGTCGCTTCTTCTCAGCCAACGCCCGGACGGGCGGGAGGACCTCGTCGCCACCACGGTCGTCCGCTGCCGTAACCGCCTCGGACACGCCTATCTCGCGGCCATCATGCCCGGGCACATCCTCGTTGTCCGCTCCGCCCTGAGAAGGGCCGCGGCATTCCAGGCCGGCCGGATGGCCGTTTGA
- a CDS encoding extracellular solute-binding protein: MSSLSGKFAWSGLVLSLGLGVTAHAAEVNLYTTREPGLIRPLLEAYTAKSGVKVNTVFVEKGLAERVAAEGARSSADILMTVDIGNLIELVDRDLAQPVRSPALEAAVPAPLRDAEGRWFALSMRARVLYADETLSGLTAATYESLADPQWTGKVCLRSGQHPYNTALISAFLVRHGAEKTEAWLRGLKANLARKAAGGDRDVARDIAADLCEVGLGNSYYVGLMRSGRGGPDQQKWGKAIKVVLPTFEGGGTHVNVSGAVVAKAAPNREEAVKLLEYLVSDEAQAVYANADYEYPVKAGAAIDPLLASLGTLTIDQTPLLEIARNRKAASLLVDKVGFDN; encoded by the coding sequence GTGTCGTCTCTCTCCGGAAAGTTCGCCTGGTCTGGCCTCGTCCTTTCGCTCGGCCTCGGCGTGACTGCCCACGCGGCGGAGGTGAACCTCTACACGACGCGGGAACCGGGCCTGATCCGCCCCCTGCTCGAAGCCTACACCGCCAAGAGCGGCGTCAAGGTCAACACCGTCTTCGTGGAGAAGGGCCTCGCCGAGCGCGTCGCCGCCGAGGGTGCCCGCTCCTCCGCCGACATCCTCATGACGGTCGATATCGGCAACCTGATCGAACTCGTGGACCGCGATCTCGCCCAGCCGGTGCGCTCGCCCGCGCTGGAGGCGGCGGTGCCCGCGCCCCTGCGCGACGCCGAAGGCCGGTGGTTCGCCCTCTCGATGCGCGCCCGCGTGCTTTACGCCGACGAGACTCTCTCGGGCCTCACCGCCGCGACCTACGAGTCCCTCGCCGATCCGCAGTGGACGGGAAAGGTGTGCCTGCGCTCGGGACAGCACCCCTACAACACCGCCCTGATCTCGGCCTTCCTCGTCCGCCACGGCGCGGAGAAGACCGAAGCGTGGCTGCGCGGGCTGAAGGCCAATCTCGCCCGGAAGGCGGCGGGCGGTGACCGCGACGTGGCCCGGGACATCGCCGCCGACCTCTGCGAGGTCGGTCTCGGGAATTCCTACTATGTCGGGCTGATGCGCTCGGGGCGCGGCGGACCGGACCAGCAGAAATGGGGCAAGGCGATCAAGGTCGTGCTCCCGACCTTCGAGGGCGGCGGCACCCATGTGAACGTCTCGGGCGCCGTCGTCGCCAAGGCGGCGCCCAATCGCGAGGAGGCGGTGAAGCTCCTCGAATATCTCGTCTCCGACGAGGCGCAGGCGGTCTACGCCAACGCCGACTACGAGTATCCCGTGAAGGCCGGCGCCGCGATCGACCCGCTGCTCGCGAGCCTCGGCACCCTGACGATCGATCAGACGCCGCTGCTGGAGATCGCCCGCAACCGCAAGGCGGCGAGCCTGCTCGTCGACAAGGTCGGTTTCGACAACTGA
- a CDS encoding PAS domain-containing protein has protein sequence MTPSLQSALAASGYVGFWETDLATQTVAMTGALPNLLGLDEQRAAAGVPVTAFLEGVHPDDRERVAYLVHEAHHTAGRFEAEFQTNDGPGGVRRVAARGRVEVDARGQGQRCLGVVLDLGDGSQDDLTASAQRLRAIDRVVDALIAVRPLVAEVGSPLLRTLIDATLLEFGKLLAGQMKRTARQLN, from the coding sequence GTGACGCCGTCCCTGCAATCTGCCTTGGCCGCCTCCGGCTATGTCGGCTTCTGGGAAACGGACCTCGCCACACAGACCGTCGCGATGACGGGGGCTCTGCCCAACCTGCTCGGCCTCGACGAGCAGCGTGCCGCGGCGGGCGTCCCGGTGACGGCGTTTCTGGAAGGCGTTCATCCCGACGATCGCGAGCGGGTCGCGTATCTGGTGCACGAGGCACACCACACGGCAGGGCGCTTCGAGGCCGAGTTCCAGACCAACGATGGTCCCGGTGGCGTGCGTCGCGTCGCTGCACGAGGCCGGGTCGAGGTTGACGCGCGCGGCCAGGGGCAACGCTGCCTCGGCGTCGTCCTGGATCTCGGGGATGGCAGCCAGGACGACCTGACCGCTTCAGCCCAGCGGCTTCGAGCGATCGATCGAGTCGTCGACGCGTTGATCGCGGTCCGCCCGCTGGTTGCAGAAGTCGGTTCGCCTCTCCTGCGCACGCTGATCGACGCGACGCTCTTGGAGTTCGGAAAGCTTCTGGCCGGCCAGATGAAGCGAACCGCACGCCAACTGAATTAA
- a CDS encoding ABC transporter permease: MAATRGLGWAGAAALAALLLSPVISLGIAALGGGSELWPHLAAYVLPQAIRDTSLLLAGVGLLVIGLGTGAAWLVSAFDFPGRRVLEGALLLPLAMPTYVVAYAYLDLSHPLGPLQAGLRSLLGLSSPRDLPLPDLRSLPGCILLLGFVLYPYVYLPTRALFLMQAGTLLEAARVLGAGPFRSFLRVALPLARPAVALGTGLALMEALNDVGAAEFLGVRTLTVQVYATWVNRSDLPGAAQIALVMLACVVALVGLERLARGGRGYAGSARRNAAVTRRRLSGWRAGTAVALGATPVVLGFLLPAGHLACEAWRRVAGGGWPDTLAVQTGNTILYASLATGVTVVVGLLVAAAPFLLSARAGRALIRAAGLGYAMPGTVLAVGLLGPLALIDSGLLEAGFATVSVGLGTGAALVIAYALRFLTVTVGASEAGLARIPHTISDAARVLGRGRLATLATVQIPLAWPAMLSGGLLAFVDIAKELPVTLLLRPLNVETLSTFLYGEAARGTYEDGAVAAVLIVMIGLVPVTLLLRIDENAVWRRR, from the coding sequence ATGGCGGCGACGCGCGGTCTCGGCTGGGCGGGCGCGGCGGCGCTGGCGGCGCTGCTGCTCTCGCCGGTCATCTCCCTTGGGATCGCGGCCCTCGGTGGCGGCAGCGAACTCTGGCCGCATCTGGCCGCCTACGTGTTGCCGCAGGCGATCCGGGACACCTCCCTCCTGCTGGCGGGCGTCGGGCTCCTGGTGATCGGGCTCGGGACCGGGGCCGCGTGGCTGGTCTCGGCCTTCGACTTTCCCGGCCGCCGCGTCCTAGAAGGCGCGCTGCTTCTGCCGCTGGCGATGCCGACCTATGTCGTGGCCTACGCCTATCTCGACCTGTCGCATCCCCTCGGGCCGCTTCAGGCCGGGCTGCGGAGCCTGCTCGGCCTGTCGAGCCCCCGCGACCTGCCCCTGCCGGACCTGCGCTCGCTACCGGGCTGCATCCTGCTCCTCGGCTTCGTCCTGTACCCGTACGTCTACCTGCCGACGCGGGCGCTGTTCCTGATGCAGGCGGGCACGTTGCTGGAGGCCGCGCGGGTGCTCGGCGCCGGGCCGTTCCGCAGCTTCCTGCGGGTCGCCCTCCCGCTTGCCCGCCCGGCGGTGGCGCTCGGCACCGGCCTCGCCCTGATGGAGGCGCTGAACGATGTCGGTGCTGCCGAGTTCCTGGGCGTGCGCACCTTGACCGTACAGGTCTACGCGACTTGGGTGAACCGCTCCGATCTACCCGGCGCGGCGCAGATCGCGCTGGTGATGCTCGCCTGCGTCGTCGCCCTCGTCGGCCTGGAGCGGCTGGCCCGGGGCGGGCGCGGCTATGCCGGCAGCGCCCGCCGGAACGCGGCGGTCACGCGGCGTCGGCTCTCCGGCTGGCGCGCCGGAACCGCCGTGGCCCTCGGCGCGACGCCGGTCGTCCTCGGCTTTCTGCTGCCTGCGGGCCACCTCGCCTGCGAGGCATGGCGGCGGGTCGCGGGCGGGGGGTGGCCCGACACGCTGGCGGTCCAGACCGGCAACACGATCCTCTACGCGAGCCTCGCGACGGGGGTGACGGTGGTGGTCGGCCTGCTGGTGGCGGCGGCGCCGTTCCTGTTGAGCGCCCGCGCCGGGCGCGCGCTGATTCGCGCGGCGGGGCTCGGCTATGCCATGCCCGGCACCGTGCTGGCGGTGGGGTTGCTCGGCCCCCTGGCGCTGATCGATTCCGGGTTGCTCGAGGCGGGCTTCGCCACCGTCTCGGTGGGGCTTGGGACGGGCGCAGCCCTGGTCATCGCCTACGCTCTGCGCTTCCTGACCGTGACGGTGGGCGCCAGCGAGGCCGGCCTGGCGCGGATCCCGCACACCATATCGGACGCGGCCCGGGTCCTGGGGCGCGGGCGGCTCGCCACGCTCGCCACCGTGCAGATCCCGCTGGCCTGGCCCGCGATGCTGAGCGGCGGGCTGCTGGCGTTCGTCGACATCGCCAAGGAGCTGCCGGTGACGCTGCTCCTGCGCCCTCTCAACGTCGAGACATTGAGCACGTTTCTCTACGGCGAGGCGGCGCGCGGCACGTACGAGGATGGCGCCGTCGCCGCAGTTCTCATCGTGATGATCGGTCTCGTGCCGGTCACGCTGCTCCTGAGGATCGACGAGAACGCGGTGTGGCGACGGAGATAG
- a CDS encoding ABC transporter ATP-binding protein, producing the protein MSRRFGRTLALDRVSLTLEPGEIVAVLGASGCGKSTLLRLIAGLDAPDAGEIAIGGRRVAGRGRNESPATRGVGLMFQDYALFPHLTVLANVRFGLAHLGGAGAERVARERLEQVGLAHRADSYPGTLSGGEAQRVALARALAPRPRVLLLDEPFSNLDAGNRDRVRADTLAVLRRDRTGALLVTHDAAEAVAFANRIVLIHRGRIVQSGTPEAIYGAPETPFAARALGEIIEIPGRAAADRIATPLGPLPRPAALPDGDVTVCLRPEAIRLKASRGPAGNGVRASVLGRTFAGPRLRLDLAVTGLDAPLRLHLPPAAVPGDEVGIHLVPEQAHIFPAAGASEDKPALN; encoded by the coding sequence GTGAGCCGGCGGTTCGGCCGGACGCTCGCCCTGGACCGCGTCTCGTTGACCCTCGAGCCGGGCGAGATCGTGGCGGTGCTCGGCGCCTCCGGCTGCGGGAAGAGCACGCTGCTGCGGCTCATCGCCGGCCTGGACGCGCCGGACGCGGGCGAGATCGCCATCGGCGGCCGGCGCGTCGCCGGCCGCGGCCGCAACGAGTCGCCCGCGACCCGCGGCGTCGGGCTCATGTTCCAGGACTACGCGCTGTTTCCCCATCTCACCGTGCTCGCCAATGTTCGCTTCGGCCTCGCCCATCTCGGTGGCGCGGGGGCGGAGCGCGTCGCCCGCGAGCGGCTCGAGCAGGTGGGCTTGGCGCACCGGGCCGACAGCTATCCGGGCACCCTGTCGGGCGGCGAAGCGCAGCGGGTGGCGCTCGCCCGCGCCCTGGCACCGCGCCCGCGGGTCCTGCTCCTCGACGAGCCGTTCTCGAACCTCGATGCCGGCAACCGCGATCGCGTTCGCGCCGACACCCTCGCCGTCCTGCGCCGGGACCGGACCGGCGCGCTCCTCGTGACCCACGACGCTGCGGAGGCCGTGGCCTTCGCGAACCGCATCGTCCTGATCCACCGCGGCCGGATCGTCCAATCCGGCACGCCCGAGGCGATCTACGGCGCGCCGGAGACGCCCTTCGCCGCCAGGGCGCTCGGCGAGATCATCGAGATTCCGGGCCGGGCGGCGGCCGACCGCATCGCGACGCCGCTCGGTCCGCTGCCCCGGCCTGCCGCCCTGCCGGACGGGGATGTGACGGTGTGCCTTCGCCCGGAGGCGATCCGTCTGAAGGCCTCGCGCGGACCGGCGGGGAACGGGGTGCGCGCCTCCGTCCTCGGCCGCACCTTCGCGGGACCGCGCCTGCGCCTGGATCTCGCGGTGACCGGCCTCGACGCGCCGCTGCGCCTGCACCTCCCGCCGGCGGCCGTTCCCGGAGACGAGGTCGGCATTCACCTTGTGCCGGAACAGGCTCACATCTTCCCTGCAGCAGGCGCCAGCGAAGACAAGCCTGCACTGAATTAG